The DNA sequence ATCCGATGGACTCCTCCATCGACATGCGCAAGGCGGCGACCGTGCCCGCGAACACGCCGGGTCGGGGACTGACCGCCCAGACCAAGCTGCACTACCTCACGGCGCTGCCGCGGATCGACGGCGCCGAGTCGGTCGACGACCTCGCCGACGGCGTGGCGGGCCTGGTGAGCGCCGTGTCCGACGGCTGGGCCGGACGCCCGGGAGCGCCGACGGTCCGCATGCTCCCCGCGCGCCTCGGGTACGGGCAACTGCCCGCGCCGCAGGGGCACCGGCTGCCGATCGGCATCGACGAGAACGAACTCCAGCCCGTGCACCATGATTTCGAGGAGAGCCCGCACCTGGTGGTGGTCGGGGACACCGAGTGCGGGAAGACCAACCTGCTGCGGTCTCTGGCCCGGTCGATCGTCTCCCGCTACTCCCCCTCGGAGGCGAAGATCCTGATCGCCGACTTCCGGCGCGAACTGGTCGACGCGGTGCCGCCCGAGTACCGGCTGGGCCAGGCCGTGTCGGGGGACGCGCTGCGCGAGTACGCCCAGGGCGTGGCCCAGGTCATGTCGCAGCGGACCCCGGGCGAGGACATCCCGCCGGCCCGGATGCGGCTGTGCGACTGGTGGGAGGGGCCGCGGCTGTTCGTCCTGGTGGACGACTACGAGATGGTGGGCAGCGGCTTCAACTCCCCGCTGGAATCCCTGCTCCCGCACGTACCCCTCGGTTTCGAGGTGGGCCTGCACATGGTCGTGGCGAGGGCCTCGTCGGGCGCCGTGCGCGGTGCTTCGGACAGTGTGATCCGGACGTTGATCGACGCGAACAGCACGGCGCTGCTGATGTCGTGCCCGCCGAGCGAGGGGACGTTCATCGGGAACGTGAAGCCGAAGCTGCTGCCGCCGGGCCGTGCCGTACGGATCGCCAGGCGGCGCAGCCTGATGATCCAGACCGCGCTCCTGGAGGACTGAGCGGGGCCGCCGGGCCGGGGCCGGCAGACCGCGGACCGCGGACCGCGGACCGCTCCAGTGGCTCCCCGCTCAGCCGGCCCGCCAGCCGCGCGCCCGCGCCCTCGGCAGCAGCCAGCCGAGGGCTCCGACGAGGAGGACCAGGGATAGGCCGCCCATCGCGATCAGCATGCTGCGCGCCCGGGCGCCCCCGTCCGGGGCCGCGACCGGCAGGGTGACGGGAGCGGCCTGCTCCAGGGCCGGCGCCGAGTCGGCCGGGAGCACGCCCGAGACGGCCGCGTACGGGTCCAGGCGCGGTACGGCGGCCGTGTACGAGCCGCCCAGCAGCCGGGTCCGGGTCCGGTCGGCGCTCAGGTCCGGTTCGTAGGACCGGACCAGGGCCGCCGCGCCCGCGGCGAAGCCCACCGCGAGGGAGGAGCCGGACCCGGTGAAGGCGCCCTCGCCGCCCGGCCCCACGCTGACGACCCCGTCCCCGGGGGCGCCGAGGTCGGCGTGGAGCGGTACGACCGCGTTCGCCGGGCGGGATCCGTTGGAGGCGAAGTCCACGACGGAGAGCACCCCGGGCTCGGCCGCCGGCCAGTGGTCCCGGGGCTTCGCGGCCTCCGCGCCGCCCTGGCGGGGCGGCTGGTCGGGCACGGCGGGCGCCACCACCAGGGCGTCGGCGCGCTGAGCCAGCTGCACGGCGGCGGTCAGTTCGGCGCTGCGGTCGGGGAACGCGTAGGGCACGGCGATCACCTTGGCACCGCCGCCGACGGCTGCCTCGACCCCCCGCGCCACCGCGGCCGGGGTGGTCGCGCCTCTCGGAGTGGTGGCCCGGACCGCGAGGATCCGCGCCTCGGGGGCCACCCCGGTGAAGCCGGAGCCCTCGCGCGGGGCGGCGGCGATCAGCCCGGCGACGAAGCTGCCGTGGCCCACGCAGTCCTGCCCGCTCTCGGCCCCGAGGGCGGTCACCCGGCCGGCGAGCGCCGGGATCGTGGTGCCGACTCCGGTCCCGACCACGGCGACGGTGACCCCCTGTCCGCGCGCCATCCGCCACACGCGCTCCAGGCCGAGCATGTCCTGCGTCCACGGGGGCTGTTCGGCCCGTTTGTCGGAGGCGGGCCTGCAGGGCGCATCGTCCGCCAGGGCCCGTACGACCACCGGCAGGGCCTCGTCCTCGGACCCGGCGGCCTCGCCGGGTGCGGCCGCGACGGCGACCAGAGCCATCGCCGACATCAGGGGGGCCGCGCCCCGTCGCATCGCTCTCATGAGCGCAGCGTAGAAGCCGCCTCGCCCAACAGCTGTATGGGCGGACGGAGTTCGGTATGCCGGGGGCCGCAGCGGCGGAATCTACGTCATCGACCGCCCGCCCTACGTCGTCGCAACCAGTCATTGTTCGGTGGCTTCGCCCCACCGCCGCCCGGCAGCCTGTGAGTCGGCGCGATCCGCGGCACACATCGCCGCATCACTGCACCATCAGGGGAGGCACCGTCGTGGTACGCCAGGTACTCACCGTCGATCACAACGGCTCCGGCGAGTACCGGACCATCAAGGAAGCGCTTGCCCACGCCCGAACGGGCGCGGTCATCAGCGTGCAGCCCGGGCGGTACGTGGAGAACCTGCTCGTGGGTACGCAGGTCACGATCGTCGCCGACGGCCCCAAGGGGAGCGTGGAGATCGCCCCGCGCCGCGACACGGCGATCACCCTGACCGCCGACGCGGTCATGCTCACCGACCTCCTGGTCCGCGGCGGGGAGAGCGACGTGCCCGTCGTCCACGCCGCCCGGGGCCAACTGGCCATGCAGGACTGCGAAGTGGTCGGCAAGGGATGGGCGGCCGTGTGGGCCTCCGACTCCGGCTCGCTCGCCCTGCGGGACTGCCGGATCACCAACCCGGACGGAGCCGGCATCGTGGCGACCTCCGCCCAGCCGAGCGCCGTGGAGGATTCGGTCATCGAGCACCTGGGCACCTCCGCGGTCGTCATCGTGGACCAGGGCCGGCTCAGCCTGCGCGGCTGCCGGCTGCGCGACGCGCGGGGCAACGGGATCCTGGCCAACGGGCAGGCCCGCGGCTCCGTCGAGAACTGCGAGATCTCCTCCACCGACAAACCGGCCGTGGCCCTGGAGGGTTCCAGCAGCGTCACCGTGCAGGACGTCACGGTCACCGGGGTGACCGTCGGCGTCTATGTCACCAGTACGTCCCGCACCGTCCTGGAGAACGTCCAGGTGACCGACACCACCGGTCACGGCATGGTCGTGGCCGCCGGATCGGACCCCCTGCTGCGCCGCTGCGGCACCGCCGATACCCGCGGCAGCGGCCTGCTCGTCACCGGCAAGTCCCGTGGTACGTACGAGGACTGCGTGTTCCGCACCTCCGCGCAGGCGGCCGTGCGGATAACCGAGTCCAGCAGTCCGGTACTGACCGGGACGACGGTGCGGGACACCGAGGGCGTCGCCGTACTCCTCCTGGACGAGTCGGTCGCGGAGATCGACAGGCTCGACGTCATCGACGCCGGCGGCCACGGCATCTCGGTGCGCTCGGGGGCCAATCCACTGCTGCGGCGCGTACGCGTCAACGGATCGAAGGGCTTCGGGATCGAGGTCGCCGAGGACGGTCGGGGCCGGCTCGAACATTGCGAGGTCGAGAACACGGGCTCGGCGGCCCTGCGCATCGAGGGGCACGGCAACCCGCACGTCGGCAACACCGCACTGCGCGGCTCCAAGCAGGCCGGGGTGTCGGTCGGCGCCCTCGGCCGGGGCTCCCTGCGGGACTGCGAGATCAGCGGTACGGGGACCGAGGGCGTCTCGGTGGAGGACGGCGGCGAGCTGTCCATGACCCGGGTGGACGTCAAGGAGGCGGGCGCCCACGGCATCCTGGTCGCGGCAGGCGCCCGGGCGGCCCTCAACTCCTGCGGGTTCGCCGACAGTACGGGCGACGGCATCCGGGTCGACAGCGCCGAACAAGTCACCATCGCGGGGTGCGCGGTCCGGGGCAACCGGGGCGCCGGACTGCGGCATTCGCGTCCGGGGACCCGGCTCTCGGTGGACGGGCTGGTGAGCACGGGCAACGGCGCCGCCGACATCTGGGAGGGCGCCCCGAAGCAGGAGGCGGCCCCGTCGGAAACCGGCGGCCGCAGCGGCGCCCCGGCCCAGGCCGGGGCGGGCGGCACGGCCCCCGACACGGCGCCGAAGGGGCCGCTCGGCGAACTGGACGCCCTGGTCGGCCTGGAAGGCGTCAAACACCAGGTCAGTACGCTGATCAACCTCAACAGGCTGGCCCAGCAGCGCGCCAGCCTCGGGATGCCCGCACCTCCCATGAGCCGTCACCTCGTCTTCGCGGGTCCGCCGGGTACGGGCAAGACCACCGTGGCCCGGCTGTACGGCAGCATCCTCGCCGAGCTGGGCTCGCTCCCCTCGGGCCACATCGTGGAGGTCTCCCGGGCCGACCTGGTCGCCCAGATCATCGGCGGTACCGCCATCAAGACCACCGAGACCTTCGAACGGGCCATCGGTGGAGTCCTGTTCATCGACGAGGCCTACACCCTGCTCTCCGACAGCAAGGGCTCCGGGGCCGACTTCGGCCAGGAAGCCATCGATACCCTGGTCAAGCTGATGGAAGACCACCGCGACGAGGTCGTCGTCATCGTCGCCGGCTACTCCAAGGAGATGCAGGCCTTCCTCTCCGCCAACCCCGGACTCGCCTCCCGGTTCACCAAGAGCATCGAGTTCATCAACTACACCGTCGACGAACTCGTCACGATCGTCGAGAACATGTGCGCCGCCCACGGCTACCAGCTCGCCCCGACCGCTCGCGAGGCCCTGGCCCTGCACTTCACCCGGATGCCCCGGGACGCGAGCTTCGGCAACGGACGCGCCGCCCGCAAGGTGTTCGAGGAGATGGTGGACCGGCAGGCCTTCCGGCTCGCGTCCCGCTCCGAGATCAGCCAGGCCGACCTCGCGCTGCTCGTCGCGGAGGACGTGGGCGAGGCGGAGGCCGCCCTGATCAGCTCGGGCGGCGAGGACCGGCCCGCGGACTCGGAGGTACTGGCCCGCCTCAACGGCATGATCGGACTGTCCGCCGTGAAGGAGGAGGTCGCGGGCGTGGTCGACCTCCTCGCGGCGATCCGGCAACGCCAGGCCGCCGGACTGGCCGCGCCCAGGATCAGCCACCACCTCGTGTTCGCCGGGCCTCCCGGCACCGGCAAGACCACCATCGCCCGCCTCTACGCCGACCTGCTGTGCTCCTTCGGGGTGCTGCCCCGCGGCCAGCTCGTCGAGGTGGCCCGCGCCGACCTCGTCGGCCGGTACATCGGCCATACCGCGCAGCTCACCCGCGAGGCCTTCGAACGAGCCCTGGGCGGAGTCCTTTTCATCGACGAGGCCTACACCCTCACCCCGCTCGACGCCCCCTCCGACTTCGGGCGGGAGGCCGTGGACACGCTGCTCAAGCTGATGGAGGACCACCGCGACGAGGTGGTCGTCATCGCCGCCGGCTACACCGACGAGATGAGCCGGTTCCTGGATTCCAACCCCGGTCTCGCCTCCCGCTTCTCCCGCCACATCACCTTCGAGGACTACACCACCGACGAACTGGTGACCATCGCCGACCGGCACACGCTCGAACTCGGCTACCAGTGCGCCCCCGACACCCTGGAAGCACTGCGACTGCTCTTCGAG is a window from the Streptomyces sp. NBC_01244 genome containing:
- a CDS encoding S8 family serine peptidase, with amino-acid sequence MRAMRRGAAPLMSAMALVAVAAAPGEAAGSEDEALPVVVRALADDAPCRPASDKRAEQPPWTQDMLGLERVWRMARGQGVTVAVVGTGVGTTIPALAGRVTALGAESGQDCVGHGSFVAGLIAAAPREGSGFTGVAPEARILAVRATTPRGATTPAAVARGVEAAVGGGAKVIAVPYAFPDRSAELTAAVQLAQRADALVVAPAVPDQPPRQGGAEAAKPRDHWPAAEPGVLSVVDFASNGSRPANAVVPLHADLGAPGDGVVSVGPGGEGAFTGSGSSLAVGFAAGAAALVRSYEPDLSADRTRTRLLGGSYTAAVPRLDPYAAVSGVLPADSAPALEQAAPVTLPVAAPDGGARARSMLIAMGGLSLVLLVGALGWLLPRARARGWRAG
- a CDS encoding right-handed parallel beta-helix repeat-containing protein is translated as MVRQVLTVDHNGSGEYRTIKEALAHARTGAVISVQPGRYVENLLVGTQVTIVADGPKGSVEIAPRRDTAITLTADAVMLTDLLVRGGESDVPVVHAARGQLAMQDCEVVGKGWAAVWASDSGSLALRDCRITNPDGAGIVATSAQPSAVEDSVIEHLGTSAVVIVDQGRLSLRGCRLRDARGNGILANGQARGSVENCEISSTDKPAVALEGSSSVTVQDVTVTGVTVGVYVTSTSRTVLENVQVTDTTGHGMVVAAGSDPLLRRCGTADTRGSGLLVTGKSRGTYEDCVFRTSAQAAVRITESSSPVLTGTTVRDTEGVAVLLLDESVAEIDRLDVIDAGGHGISVRSGANPLLRRVRVNGSKGFGIEVAEDGRGRLEHCEVENTGSAALRIEGHGNPHVGNTALRGSKQAGVSVGALGRGSLRDCEISGTGTEGVSVEDGGELSMTRVDVKEAGAHGILVAAGARAALNSCGFADSTGDGIRVDSAEQVTIAGCAVRGNRGAGLRHSRPGTRLSVDGLVSTGNGAADIWEGAPKQEAAPSETGGRSGAPAQAGAGGTAPDTAPKGPLGELDALVGLEGVKHQVSTLINLNRLAQQRASLGMPAPPMSRHLVFAGPPGTGKTTVARLYGSILAELGSLPSGHIVEVSRADLVAQIIGGTAIKTTETFERAIGGVLFIDEAYTLLSDSKGSGADFGQEAIDTLVKLMEDHRDEVVVIVAGYSKEMQAFLSANPGLASRFTKSIEFINYTVDELVTIVENMCAAHGYQLAPTAREALALHFTRMPRDASFGNGRAARKVFEEMVDRQAFRLASRSEISQADLALLVAEDVGEAEAALISSGGEDRPADSEVLARLNGMIGLSAVKEEVAGVVDLLAAIRQRQAAGLAAPRISHHLVFAGPPGTGKTTIARLYADLLCSFGVLPRGQLVEVARADLVGRYIGHTAQLTREAFERALGGVLFIDEAYTLTPLDAPSDFGREAVDTLLKLMEDHRDEVVVIAAGYTDEMSRFLDSNPGLASRFSRHITFEDYTTDELVTIADRHTLELGYQCAPDTLEALRLLFEATPRGKSFGNARLARQLVETTMTRQAGRLRGLTDPSLEALSQLLPEDLPLGASASRGERQRVLQHDGGARS